The sequence GCGCGCCACCATGCGCTGCCACGTATCGGCGGGCAATGGGAAGGCCATAGCCCGTTCCCCGGTTCTTTCTGCTCGTGCGGCCCGGCACGAACTCACGCAGATCGGCGAGATCCCGCGCATCGAGCCCAGCGCCTGTGTCGGCAACCTTGATGACGATTTCGTCGTCCCGCGCCACGGCGATGACCGTGATCTGTCGCGTTTGCGCTGATCCGACTCGATCCGCCAGCGACTCGTAGGCATTCTTGAGGAGGTTCGTCAGCGCCATCAGGATCTGGTAGCGCACCACCTCGACGGTGATCGCCTCCGGCACCGTGATTGAGCATGCGACCGACGCGAGCGCCTCCCGGTCCACGCGTCTGGCATCGATGGCCAGGCGATGGGCTTCCTCGACGATTCCCGACAGGCGCTCGCGGCGCCGCTCATTCGAGAGTGGCCTGGAATACTCACTCATGTCCCTCACCAGGCGTTCGAGGAACGCGATCCGCTCGGCGATCCCGTGGGCCGTGGAATTCACTCTGAGCAGATCGGGCTCTGCGGCCTGCACTTCCCGAATCAGGGCTTCGCTCTTCAATTTGAGTGATGTGATGACGCCTCCGAGGTTGTGGGCCGTGGTCCCCACGACAATATCGGCGAAGCGTTCCGCCATCGCCTGGGCCCGCTCCGCAGCCATCGCGCCGTGCACGCGGGTGATCGCGTCGTATTCGCTCTGCACCTGCTGGAATTTTCGTCGCGCTCGCTCGGCGTCACGCTGACCGCGGCGACGTCGCGCCAGGCTTCGCTCCGCGGCCTTGCGAACAAATGCGTTGGGGTCGTCCTCAAGCAGTAATGCCAGCCGCGCCAGCGTGCCGTCTTCGAAGAGATGGAGCAATCTCGCCACGGCCTGCCGGACTTCCGGCTTAGGGTCGCCGGCGAGAATCTCCGCCAGTGGTTCGACCCGCGAATCGGGGCTTTCCGAACGAACGCGATCGAAAAGCGACCTCGCCAGTTCCAGGCGCTTTGGCCAGTCCAGCGCCTCCGGGTTCACCTGAAGCATCGACAGTGCGACCGTAGGATCGGAGATTGAGGTAGAGGGACTCATGATTCAGTAGTCGTAGCGACGCCGGCGCTCCTTGAACGCCTCCTCGCCCCCTTCCAGCAACGTCACGATTTCCTCCTTGCAGTCATCGACGCTGCCGCACTTCTCAATGCAGGCTCGGGCGCCGTCCGACTCAAACACGAAGATCCTCTCAGCATCCGCGAGCACGGGTATGTTCGGATTGTGCGTGACGAAAACCAGTTGACGACGCGACTTGATGTCGCGGACCTTCTCGACGACGCACTCGTAAATGAATCGATTGTCGAGGTTGTCTTCGGGCTGATCGACGAGAAGCGGATTGTCGCTGTCGAGCAGCAGGATGGGCAGGATCGTGGTGCACTT comes from Phycisphaerales bacterium and encodes:
- a CDS encoding HAMP domain-containing histidine kinase, producing MSPSTSISDPTVALSMLQVNPEALDWPKRLELARSLFDRVRSESPDSRVEPLAEILAGDPKPEVRQAVARLLHLFEDGTLARLALLLEDDPNAFVRKAAERSLARRRRGQRDAERARRKFQQVQSEYDAITRVHGAMAAERAQAMAERFADIVVGTTAHNLGGVITSLKLKSEALIREVQAAEPDLLRVNSTAHGIAERIAFLERLVRDMSEYSRPLSNERRRERLSGIVEEAHRLAIDARRVDREALASVACSITVPEAITVEVVRYQILMALTNLLKNAYESLADRVGSAQTRQITVIAVARDDEIVIKVADTGAGLDARDLADLREFVPGRTSRKNRGTGYGLPIARRYVAAHGGA